The Mesobacillus jeotgali genome window below encodes:
- a CDS encoding ABC transporter permease subunit, translating to MVYFKKAIEQFVLWIVCVFLFIGILFLPAKTDYETGQGGQFKSASYDYELDMHIQNIKGFFAYIKENPNLGEFVPGQSYANRIAGKAWKSLLLIVPTLILAYILGVLKGIFDFRMQKRKLNFLGNGTTWLFISMPDLFFIITIQIGLMFLYEKGLFFHVTLYGSEKLETYVVGILFLLIYPVFYLANITNVSLQEQSGNDYIRTAKSKGTPGMKILFIHILKNSFPRILAHGNTITLYVLSNLFIVEKLMDFQGAADGLFNAVLRGTGFRIGLDIMVDGISAVGYTVFFATIILLSNLVTQISKSLVTPASQEMNHE from the coding sequence ATGGTTTATTTTAAAAAGGCAATCGAGCAGTTTGTGTTATGGATCGTCTGCGTATTTTTATTTATTGGGATATTGTTTTTGCCGGCTAAGACGGATTATGAGACAGGACAGGGCGGGCAGTTCAAATCCGCCAGCTACGACTATGAATTGGACATGCATATTCAGAATATCAAAGGTTTCTTTGCTTATATAAAAGAGAACCCCAACCTCGGAGAGTTTGTCCCTGGCCAGTCGTACGCGAATCGGATTGCGGGCAAGGCTTGGAAAAGCTTGCTATTGATTGTGCCCACCTTGATTCTGGCCTATATTCTAGGCGTCTTGAAAGGAATCTTTGATTTTAGGATGCAAAAAAGAAAGCTGAACTTCCTTGGCAATGGGACGACGTGGCTATTCATCTCAATGCCGGACCTCTTTTTCATCATCACCATCCAGATTGGCCTGATGTTTTTATATGAAAAAGGTTTGTTTTTCCATGTGACGTTATATGGAAGTGAAAAGCTCGAAACCTATGTGGTGGGGATTCTATTTCTGTTGATTTACCCTGTTTTCTACCTTGCGAACATCACCAATGTGAGTCTGCAGGAGCAGTCAGGCAATGATTACATCCGGACGGCGAAATCAAAGGGAACTCCGGGGATGAAAATATTGTTCATACATATTCTGAAAAATTCGTTTCCGAGGATCCTGGCGCATGGAAATACAATCACGCTCTATGTATTATCGAACCTGTTTATCGTTGAAAAATTAATGGACTTTCAGGGTGCAGCAGATGGGCTGTTTAACGCGGTGCTGAGGGGAACAGGTTTCAGGATTGGGCTGGATATCATGGTCGACGGTATTTCTGCCGTCGGATATACGGTCTTCTTTGCCACAATCATTTTGCTTTCAAATTTGGTCACACAGATTTCTAAGAGTCTTGTCACCCCGGCATCACAGGAGATGAATCATGAATAA
- a CDS encoding BsuPI-related putative proteinase inhibitor, with product MRKLWMLVLMGLLVTGCGTGNQVSNNDEDQGGAGIVAGEMAASLTEEKPLIFQYEVKNQTEEEVTLEFSSSQRYDYSVKTKDGKEVFLFSSVASFLQALGEEKVKQGEALNYKIDLHELSLEKGDYVLSVWMTPKGGEKYEVTKEFSVE from the coding sequence ATGAGAAAATTATGGATGCTAGTGCTGATGGGTTTACTGGTAACCGGCTGTGGAACGGGAAACCAGGTTTCGAATAATGACGAGGATCAAGGAGGTGCCGGAATCGTGGCAGGAGAAATGGCTGCAAGTCTGACAGAGGAAAAACCGTTGATTTTTCAATATGAAGTAAAGAATCAAACGGAAGAAGAAGTGACTCTCGAATTCTCGAGTTCACAAAGATACGATTACTCGGTAAAAACGAAAGATGGCAAAGAGGTTTTTCTGTTCTCAAGCGTTGCGTCTTTTTTACAGGCATTGGGGGAGGAAAAAGTAAAACAGGGTGAGGCTTTGAACTATAAAATCGACCTTCATGAGCTTTCCCTTGAAAAAGGGGACTATGTTCTTTCTGTCTGGATGACGCCCAAGGGCGGGGAAAAGTATGAAGTGACTAAAGAGTTTTCTGTGGAGTAG
- the recQ gene encoding DNA helicase RecQ produces MLQKAHQLLQDHFGYSSFRLGQEQAISSVLEGKNTVCVMPTGGGKSIVYQIPALVLPGTTIVISPLISLMKDQVDTLVQLGIPATYINSSLTAGEAAARMDDARNGKYKLLYIAPERLGSWEFIDDLQDMEIPLIAVDEAHCISQWGHDFRPSYLQISGLANRLPKKPIVLALTATATPKVREDICASLKINPENTVITGFERSNLSFSVVKGQDRQAYLRDFIKKNEKEAGIIYAATRKIVDQLYEWLQKEGFNAARYHAGMNDEDRNSEQERFLQDEATVMVATSAFGMGIDKSNIRYVLHFQMPKNMESYYQEAGRAGRDGLDSECTVLYSSQDVQVQRFLIDQSADRERIGPELEKLQQMVGYCHTEECLQSYILHYFGETDTEPCGRCGNCTDSRETEDVTKDAQMVLSCIIRMGQKYGKAMTANVLTGSRNKKVLEFRLDKLPTYGLMKDRNAKQVNDLIEFLISQELIGVEHGTYPTIYVPEKGKDVLLGKTKVFRKEAVQVKQVSNDDPLFEELRELRREVAAAEKVAPFMIFSDSSLKDMCLKLPLTDAEFLNVAGVGEHKLQKYGAPFIQRIIEFCEKHPERQPVMNAVSEPVRKPAKKAVGDSHLETYKLHQEKLPVAEIAAKRELAESTVENHLIQCIQQGMEVDYDVLIPARYIDDLEQAVAEAGRDKLKPIKELLPDDVSYFMIKVFLYMSKKKVH; encoded by the coding sequence ATGCTGCAAAAAGCCCATCAATTATTGCAAGATCATTTCGGTTATTCTTCATTCCGATTGGGACAGGAACAGGCGATTTCCTCTGTGCTTGAAGGGAAAAACACAGTCTGCGTCATGCCGACTGGAGGAGGTAAATCGATCGTCTATCAAATCCCGGCGCTCGTGCTGCCCGGGACAACCATCGTTATTTCTCCGCTGATTTCCTTGATGAAGGACCAGGTAGATACGCTCGTCCAGCTAGGCATCCCAGCGACGTATATCAACAGCTCGCTTACTGCCGGAGAAGCTGCCGCTCGGATGGATGACGCCAGGAACGGAAAGTACAAGCTGTTGTACATCGCTCCAGAGCGGCTGGGATCCTGGGAATTCATCGACGACCTTCAGGACATGGAAATTCCGTTGATCGCCGTCGATGAAGCGCACTGTATCTCGCAGTGGGGACATGATTTCCGGCCAAGCTATCTGCAGATTTCCGGTCTGGCCAATAGACTGCCGAAAAAGCCGATCGTACTTGCTTTGACGGCAACTGCGACACCGAAAGTACGGGAGGATATTTGCGCTTCGTTAAAAATAAACCCCGAGAATACGGTCATAACAGGGTTTGAGCGCAGCAATTTAAGCTTTTCTGTCGTAAAAGGCCAGGACCGCCAGGCATATTTAAGGGATTTTATCAAAAAGAACGAAAAAGAAGCCGGCATCATTTATGCGGCAACAAGGAAGATTGTCGACCAGCTATATGAATGGCTGCAGAAGGAAGGTTTCAACGCTGCCCGCTACCACGCAGGAATGAATGATGAAGACCGAAACAGCGAACAGGAGCGGTTTTTACAGGATGAGGCGACTGTTATGGTTGCGACTTCAGCTTTTGGAATGGGTATCGATAAAAGTAATATCAGGTACGTCCTCCACTTCCAGATGCCGAAGAATATGGAGAGCTACTATCAGGAAGCTGGCCGTGCCGGTCGTGATGGCCTGGACAGTGAATGTACCGTGCTGTATTCATCACAGGATGTCCAGGTTCAGCGCTTCTTGATCGACCAGTCCGCCGACCGCGAACGGATTGGGCCAGAGCTGGAAAAATTGCAGCAGATGGTCGGATACTGCCATACCGAGGAATGCCTGCAATCCTATATCCTGCATTATTTTGGCGAGACAGACACCGAGCCTTGCGGACGCTGCGGCAATTGTACGGACTCCCGTGAAACAGAGGATGTCACAAAGGATGCGCAAATGGTGCTTTCATGCATCATCCGGATGGGCCAAAAATACGGCAAGGCCATGACGGCCAATGTATTGACAGGCTCCAGGAATAAAAAGGTCCTTGAGTTCCGCCTGGATAAATTGCCGACTTACGGACTGATGAAGGACCGGAATGCCAAGCAGGTCAATGACCTGATTGAGTTTTTGATTTCACAGGAGCTGATCGGCGTCGAGCATGGGACTTACCCTACGATTTATGTACCGGAAAAAGGGAAGGATGTTTTGCTCGGAAAAACGAAGGTCTTCAGGAAGGAAGCGGTGCAGGTCAAGCAGGTTTCCAACGATGATCCATTGTTTGAAGAACTGCGTGAGTTGCGGAGAGAGGTTGCCGCTGCGGAAAAAGTGGCGCCATTTATGATTTTCTCCGATTCCTCTCTGAAGGATATGTGCCTGAAGCTGCCGCTGACGGATGCGGAGTTTCTCAATGTGGCTGGTGTTGGTGAACACAAGCTGCAGAAATATGGTGCGCCATTCATTCAGCGGATTATCGAGTTTTGCGAGAAGCATCCTGAGCGCCAGCCGGTGATGAATGCTGTTTCGGAACCGGTGAGGAAACCGGCGAAAAAAGCTGTCGGCGATTCCCATCTTGAAACCTACAAGCTGCATCAGGAGAAACTGCCCGTAGCCGAGATAGCTGCAAAGCGCGAGCTGGCAGAAAGCACGGTTGAAAATCACTTGATCCAGTGCATCCAGCAGGGAATGGAAGTCGACTATGACGTGCTGATTCCTGCCCGGTATATCGATGACCTCGAGCAGGCCGTCGCAGAAGCCGGCCGCGACAAGCTCAAACCCATCAAGGAACTGCTGCCCGATGACGTCAGCTATTTTATGATCAAGGTATTTCTCTATATGTCTAAGAAAAAGGTACATTAA
- a CDS encoding DUF3221 domain-containing protein encodes MKAIKLFFAVMMMLAIYLAGCAKAEEPREGFVLEVKDESILVAQNITMERYNELKDVSSEALIDQGGLDLIWLTYEKAADFKKGDQVQFWLDGDVRESYPAQADARKIEHK; translated from the coding sequence ATGAAGGCTATTAAACTCTTTTTCGCGGTGATGATGATGCTGGCAATATACCTTGCCGGTTGTGCTAAAGCAGAAGAACCGAGAGAGGGCTTTGTTTTAGAGGTGAAAGACGAATCAATCCTTGTCGCACAAAATATCACCATGGAAAGATACAACGAGCTAAAAGATGTTTCCAGTGAGGCATTGATTGACCAGGGCGGACTCGATTTGATCTGGCTGACGTATGAAAAAGCAGCTGATTTTAAAAAAGGAGATCAAGTGCAGTTCTGGCTGGATGGCGATGTAAGAGAGAGCTATCCAGCACAAGCTGATGCGAGGAAAATAGAGCACAAGTGA
- a CDS encoding ABC transporter permease subunit, whose product MNKSLFFGLTILSFLFVIVLIAPYLPFVDTSLKETVMKQKEGGGFELPPFAPSADFPIGSDANGKDLLSRVLLGTKETLLTILAIVLIRYIIAIPLAMASFYMKFFRRILIIWNRLFSFMPPIFFVILIIGTPFVTFSDNRYLWIMLVLALIEAGRIADIFYQGMVDISRKPYVEAGIVSGSSALTMLKNYYWPPLRPFFIVQFFSDLGRTLFLIGQLGIVEIFLSVEFVSQLSGGYKAMNTSNAWPTYFAEITHHIWSHPWLPITGTVAIGITILAFSMTSSGLQQYFDKKYKRA is encoded by the coding sequence ATGAATAAATCATTATTTTTTGGCCTGACGATCTTATCATTTCTATTTGTTATTGTCCTTATAGCACCATATCTTCCGTTCGTGGATACATCGCTGAAAGAAACAGTGATGAAGCAAAAAGAAGGTGGTGGATTCGAGCTTCCGCCGTTTGCGCCATCTGCGGATTTCCCGATTGGCTCGGATGCGAATGGCAAAGATTTATTGAGCAGGGTGCTTTTAGGTACGAAAGAGACATTGTTAACGATACTCGCCATTGTCCTGATTCGATACATCATTGCGATTCCGCTCGCGATGGCAAGTTTTTATATGAAATTTTTTCGCCGCATACTGATCATTTGGAATCGATTGTTCTCATTCATGCCGCCAATATTCTTTGTGATCTTGATCATTGGCACTCCATTCGTTACATTTTCCGATAATCGATATCTCTGGATCATGCTGGTGCTTGCTCTAATTGAAGCGGGCAGGATTGCCGATATTTTTTACCAGGGAATGGTCGATATCTCAAGGAAACCTTATGTAGAGGCCGGGATTGTCTCTGGCTCATCGGCTTTGACGATGCTGAAAAATTATTATTGGCCGCCGCTAAGACCGTTTTTCATCGTCCAGTTTTTCTCCGACCTAGGAAGAACGCTTTTCCTGATCGGCCAGCTTGGAATCGTGGAAATCTTCTTGAGCGTCGAATTCGTTTCCCAGCTCAGTGGAGGGTATAAAGCGATGAACACATCCAATGCATGGCCAACCTATTTCGCAGAGATCACCCACCATATCTGGTCACACCCGTGGCTGCCGATTACCGGCACGGTTGCCATTGGGATTACCATATTGGCTTTCTCCATGACCAGCAGCGGACTGCAGCAATATTTTGATAAAAAGTATAAAAGAGCATAA